The uncultured Desulfobulbus sp. genome window below encodes:
- a CDS encoding EAL domain-containing protein — protein MAVHCRRADGSYVETKVTIHPERSYGLPGAFILFSENESETAKQSEHERLERYRSLFNNSLEGIFFTTPEGRYLDVNSTLARIYGFATPHKLINHFRDIKHQLYVTPDRRDEFVFTLARDNKVIGFESQVRKRNGEIIWISENARAVYDNMGNISYYEGTVMDITARKEAELELEIQRAYFSQLFANSPQAIVIIDTQRNVVNCNHGFEQLFGYRAVDIIGFGMRALIVPDDLMVECENLRKAILNGETVQCETQRRHCNGSLIPVDMIGFSIRVGQSINGIIYIYQDISERKAFEDQISHQAFHDALTGLPNRTLFGERLQRALERSRRRPELYYAVLMIDLNKFKAINDSLGHPAGDQLLIHVAKRLSVCVRSVDTVARLGGDEFAIILEEFTARNELLKVARRMHSILCEPLSLYGSDITPGASIGIVPQITDYSSAEEVLRDADIAMYRAKQQGKGIVLFDKRMHQELVESISLEAELREVLAGDGLTLHYQPIVSVTDECLQGFEALVRWNHPLRGMVPPDRFIPLAEETGLIVDLGKWVISEACRTLKSWQQTIHGTAGLTMSVNVSCRQFTKPGLVEHVTEVLEQHQLNPHCLKLEVTESVLIHDVNRAIDELNRLRALGVQIAIDDFGTGYSSLAYLRRMPIDHLKIDRSFISGLEDGIKENDQIVRSIISLARSLGLGVIAEGVESREQLEWLRTLNCDRAQGFMFSRPVDTAKAQDIIRKFTSFSR, from the coding sequence GTGGCCGTGCATTGTCGCCGGGCTGATGGTAGTTATGTGGAAACCAAGGTCACAATCCATCCTGAAAGAAGCTATGGCTTACCCGGCGCATTTATCCTCTTTAGTGAAAATGAGTCGGAAACGGCTAAGCAAAGCGAACATGAGCGATTGGAACGCTATCGCAGCTTGTTCAACAATAGCCTTGAGGGCATCTTCTTCACTACACCGGAGGGACGGTATCTCGATGTCAACTCGACTTTAGCCCGAATTTACGGGTTCGCAACGCCGCACAAACTCATCAACCACTTTCGCGACATTAAACACCAGCTCTATGTGACTCCGGACCGGCGCGACGAGTTCGTGTTCACCCTGGCCCGAGATAACAAGGTGATAGGGTTTGAATCCCAGGTGCGCAAGCGCAATGGAGAGATTATCTGGATCTCTGAAAACGCCCGGGCCGTCTACGACAACATGGGAAATATCAGTTATTACGAGGGAACGGTGATGGATATCACCGCCCGCAAGGAGGCCGAGCTGGAGCTGGAAATTCAGCGAGCCTATTTTTCCCAGCTTTTTGCCAACTCCCCCCAGGCCATTGTCATCATCGACACCCAGCGCAATGTCGTCAACTGCAACCACGGGTTTGAACAACTGTTCGGTTATCGGGCTGTGGATATCATCGGTTTTGGTATGCGCGCACTCATCGTCCCTGATGACTTGATGGTAGAGTGCGAAAACCTGCGCAAAGCCATTCTCAATGGTGAAACTGTGCAGTGCGAAACTCAACGCCGCCATTGCAATGGCTCCCTCATTCCTGTTGATATGATCGGTTTTTCCATTCGAGTCGGTCAGTCGATCAATGGCATTATCTACATTTACCAGGATATCTCCGAACGCAAAGCGTTTGAGGATCAGATCTCCCACCAGGCCTTCCACGATGCCCTTACTGGCCTGCCCAACCGCACCCTTTTCGGGGAGCGGTTGCAGCGAGCGCTGGAGCGATCCCGGCGAAGACCGGAGTTGTACTATGCGGTGTTGATGATTGATCTTAACAAGTTCAAGGCCATCAACGATAGCCTGGGGCATCCGGCCGGGGATCAACTGCTCATCCACGTAGCCAAACGGTTGTCGGTCTGTGTGCGTAGCGTGGATACGGTGGCTCGTCTAGGTGGTGATGAATTTGCCATCATTCTCGAGGAGTTTACCGCCCGCAATGAACTGCTCAAGGTTGCCCGTCGCATGCATTCCATTCTCTGTGAACCTCTCTCCCTTTATGGCAGCGATATCACTCCCGGCGCATCCATAGGCATAGTCCCACAAATAACCGATTATTCATCCGCTGAAGAGGTGCTTCGCGATGCCGATATAGCAATGTATCGCGCTAAGCAACAGGGCAAGGGGATTGTGCTCTTTGATAAACGGATGCACCAGGAATTGGTCGAATCGATCAGCCTGGAGGCGGAACTCCGTGAAGTGTTAGCCGGTGATGGGCTTACCCTGCATTACCAGCCGATTGTTTCGGTCACTGATGAGTGTTTACAGGGGTTTGAAGCCCTGGTGCGCTGGAATCATCCATTGCGGGGCATGGTGCCGCCGGATCGGTTCATCCCCCTGGCCGAAGAAACCGGGCTGATTGTGGATCTTGGAAAGTGGGTGATTAGCGAAGCCTGCCGGACCCTCAAATCTTGGCAGCAAACCATCCATGGTACAGCAGGGCTGACCATGAGTGTCAATGTTTCCTGCCGCCAGTTCACCAAGCCGGGCCTGGTTGAGCACGTCACCGAAGTATTAGAACAACATCAGCTCAATCCCCATTGTCTCAAGCTAGAGGTGACCGAGTCGGTGCTCATTCACGATGTCAATCGAGCCATCGACGAACTTAATCGGTTGCGGGCACTGGGGGTACAGATTGCCATCGACGACTTTGGTACCGGGTACTCATCCTTAGCCTATCTGCGGCGCATGCCAATTGACCATCTTAAAATTGACCGTTCCTTTATCAGCGGCTTGGAGGATGGAATCAAGGAAAACGATCAAATTGTCCGTTCAATCATCAGCCTGGCTCGTAGCCTGGGCTTGGGCGTCATTGCCGAGGGGGTAGAAAGTCGCGAGCAACTCGAATGGTTGCGTACGCTCAACTGTGATCGGGCGCAAGGTTTTATGTTTTCCCGGCCGGTGGATACTGCTAAAGCTCAGGATATCATTCGAAAATTTACCTCGTTCAGTCGATAA
- a CDS encoding LysE family transporter — protein MVNCVVGLINILNPKLSIFFLAFLPQFVSPQVHAPIYQMLVLSSIFMAMTFVIFILYGLSAHSARKYVVNSMKVTTWFQKSFAALFTLLAAKLAVAEQ, from the coding sequence TTGGTAAATTGCGTTGTAGGGTTAATCAACATTCTAAACCCTAAGCTATCCATATTCTTTTTGGCGTTTTTGCCTCAATTTGTCTCGCCACAAGTACATGCTCCGATTTATCAGATGCTTGTGCTGAGTTCAATTTTCATGGCTATGACATTCGTCATTTTCATTCTCTATGGCCTTTCCGCTCATTCAGCGCGAAAATATGTGGTCAATTCTATGAAAGTAACGACTTGGTTCCAGAAGTCATTTGCCGCTTTGTTTACTCTGCTGGCCGCCAAGCTTGCGGTTGCAGAACAGTAA
- a CDS encoding IS701 family transposase: MLPDIRQNDYLYAIPKFELDRSDVTGLLAELKGFHEHFSDCFLRSELRDNFFRYMAGQFSQLERKSIEPIAFAVEGGKVRAMQRFISDARWDDERILDKYRSLINEDMGHPDGAIVFDESGFVKKGNDSIGVARQYCGTIGKVDNCQVGVFAAYTSPYGYALVDKRLYIPEHWFADEHSLKRKKCDLPDEITFKTKPQLAVEMLGEITSNQQLPFRYILADSVYATNPEFIEAAEAITGVTYLGQAPENTLCWPKKPSVIKKEYKYKGKHQSKKVLVDSTKEPISFKTLACSINDYFWYRRKVSEGTKGPIEYEFTKRRIVLARQGLPVKTIWLLVRRTLEKDPQYSYFISNAPVSTKLEKFVWLSGLRWSIEQCFEETKTELGMDQYEVRKFPGWHHHILTCMLAHYFLWHLKIRLGKKSSSYYAIAA, from the coding sequence ATGTTGCCAGATATTCGTCAAAACGACTACTTGTATGCTATTCCGAAATTCGAGTTGGACAGAAGTGACGTAACTGGATTGCTCGCTGAACTTAAAGGATTTCATGAACATTTTTCCGATTGTTTCCTTCGGAGTGAACTGCGAGATAACTTTTTTCGATACATGGCCGGACAATTCAGCCAACTTGAGCGTAAATCCATCGAACCCATTGCATTCGCGGTTGAAGGGGGCAAGGTCAGGGCAATGCAACGCTTCATATCCGATGCTCGCTGGGATGACGAGCGAATATTGGACAAATATCGTAGTCTAATTAATGAAGATATGGGGCACCCTGACGGCGCAATCGTTTTTGACGAAAGTGGTTTTGTGAAAAAAGGCAACGACTCTATTGGTGTTGCTCGGCAATACTGCGGCACCATCGGTAAGGTCGATAATTGTCAAGTCGGTGTTTTTGCCGCTTACACATCCCCCTATGGCTACGCTCTTGTTGATAAACGTCTTTATATACCTGAGCACTGGTTCGCGGACGAGCATTCCTTAAAACGAAAAAAATGTGATCTTCCCGATGAAATAACGTTTAAAACCAAACCACAATTGGCGGTTGAGATGCTTGGTGAGATTACCTCCAATCAGCAACTTCCATTTCGTTACATTCTTGCGGATTCTGTCTACGCAACCAATCCGGAGTTTATTGAGGCGGCAGAAGCCATTACAGGCGTGACTTACCTGGGGCAAGCACCAGAAAACACGCTCTGCTGGCCGAAGAAGCCGTCGGTCATCAAAAAAGAATACAAATATAAGGGCAAGCACCAGAGCAAAAAGGTCCTGGTAGACAGCACAAAAGAGCCGATCTCTTTCAAAACGCTCGCCTGTAGCATCAACGACTATTTTTGGTACCGAAGAAAGGTCTCTGAAGGGACCAAGGGCCCCATTGAGTATGAATTCACAAAACGACGGATCGTCCTTGCTCGCCAGGGGCTTCCCGTTAAGACCATCTGGCTGCTTGTGCGAAGAACTTTGGAAAAAGATCCTCAATATTCGTATTTTATTTCAAATGCGCCGGTCAGTACCAAGCTGGAAAAATTTGTTTGGTTAAGCGGCCTGCGGTGGTCCATAGAGCAATGCTTTGAAGAAACCAAGACGGAACTGGGAATGGATCAATATGAGGTGAGAAAATTTCCAGGGTGGCACCACCATATTTTGACTTGCATGCTTGCTCATTATTTTCTCTGGCACCTCAAAATCAGATTGGGAAAAAAAAGCTCCAGCTATTACGCCATCGCAGCTTAG
- a CDS encoding DJ-1/PfpI family protein, giving the protein MKVGIVLFPEVEELDFVGPWEMISMWSVHAEGPEQRFIVAQSSEPVTCAKGMTVVPGVSFAQCPLLDILVVPGGLGTRREVDNAALISFIAHQGKHCKTVLSVCTGSFLLHRAGLLSGKRATTHWNSLDRLKALGDVTVVEERFVEDGNIWSSAGVSAGIDMVLAFIASYAGKEAAAKTQAAAEYFPASIVYGSFHKNPKAPLYLK; this is encoded by the coding sequence ATGAAAGTCGGAATTGTACTCTTTCCAGAAGTCGAAGAGCTTGATTTTGTCGGGCCTTGGGAAATGATCAGCATGTGGAGTGTGCATGCCGAAGGGCCTGAACAGCGCTTTATCGTTGCGCAATCCAGTGAACCGGTGACCTGTGCGAAAGGGATGACCGTTGTCCCTGGTGTCTCCTTTGCGCAATGCCCTTTGCTGGACATTTTGGTGGTTCCCGGGGGCTTGGGTACGCGCAGGGAAGTGGACAATGCGGCGCTGATTTCATTCATCGCGCATCAGGGGAAGCATTGCAAGACGGTCTTGTCGGTGTGTACCGGCTCCTTTCTTCTGCATCGTGCCGGGCTCTTGAGTGGCAAGCGGGCGACAACCCATTGGAATTCTCTTGATAGGTTAAAGGCTCTCGGGGATGTAACCGTTGTCGAGGAACGCTTTGTCGAAGACGGGAATATCTGGTCTTCTGCCGGTGTCTCTGCCGGTATCGACATGGTGTTGGCGTTTATCGCCAGCTATGCGGGTAAGGAGGCGGCCGCCAAAACTCAGGCGGCTGCAGAGTACTTTCCAGCGTCAATTGTGTATGGAAGTTTCCATAAGAACCCTAAAGCGCCTCTTTATTTGAAATAA
- a CDS encoding transposase has product MQSLKIFSTKALQLVALTNGRAVNKTLHVDALIQAIKADFGKLTDHRAQNAKIALDDAIMSAFAVFHLKDQSLLAFDERRRREPENLHTVYGVIGIPCDSQMRAILDEVDPDYLRPAFRTVFRRLQRGKKLESMTLLGGHYLLSGDGTGFYSSTKVASSYCLKKTRRNGTELYYQQMYAAALVHPDWRELIPFFPEMIFRQDGSAKNDCERNAARRFFEALRREHPHLKLIVTEDALSSNAPHIEDLQRLNLRFILGVKPGDHQFLFSLVDDAIAKEKVTELQQVDSNDPVKIHFFCFINQVPLNQSRQDLLVNFLEYWQVDKNNKVTRFSWVTDLTITPENVEEVMRAGRARWKIENETFNTLKPQGYNLEHNYGLGKKHLSAVFAILMMLAFLVDQVQQMRCHLFQAALKELGSKRALWEMMRNYFRIFRVDSMETIFRVLVYGPGGYIVMERDWLGG; this is encoded by the coding sequence ATGCAGTCACTGAAAATTTTCTCGACCAAGGCGTTACAACTGGTTGCACTGACGAACGGAAGAGCCGTGAACAAAACACTCCACGTGGACGCATTAATTCAAGCTATCAAAGCTGATTTTGGCAAACTTACCGATCATCGGGCCCAAAATGCCAAGATTGCCCTTGATGACGCGATCATGTCTGCCTTTGCCGTGTTTCACCTGAAAGACCAGTCGCTGCTGGCCTTCGATGAGCGACGGCGCAGAGAACCAGAAAACCTGCATACGGTATATGGAGTGATCGGCATACCCTGCGACTCTCAGATGCGCGCCATCCTGGATGAAGTTGATCCAGACTATTTACGACCAGCGTTTCGCACCGTTTTTCGGCGGTTGCAACGAGGCAAAAAGCTGGAATCAATGACGCTGCTGGGTGGCCATTATCTGCTCAGTGGTGACGGTACAGGGTTTTATTCCTCAACGAAGGTGGCCTCATCCTACTGCCTCAAAAAAACTCGTCGCAATGGAACAGAACTGTATTACCAACAGATGTATGCGGCTGCCCTGGTGCATCCGGATTGGCGCGAGCTAATTCCTTTCTTTCCTGAAATGATTTTTCGCCAGGACGGTTCGGCTAAAAACGATTGTGAGCGCAATGCGGCCCGTCGTTTCTTCGAGGCACTGCGGCGTGAGCATCCACACCTCAAGCTCATCGTCACCGAGGATGCACTCAGCAGCAACGCACCCCATATCGAGGATCTGCAACGGCTAAATCTTCGTTTTATCCTTGGCGTCAAGCCTGGAGATCATCAGTTTCTGTTTTCGTTGGTTGACGATGCCATCGCCAAGGAGAAGGTCACCGAGCTACAGCAAGTGGACTCCAACGATCCGGTCAAAATACATTTTTTCTGTTTTATTAATCAAGTACCGCTCAATCAGTCCCGCCAGGACCTGCTGGTCAATTTCCTGGAATACTGGCAGGTGGATAAAAATAACAAGGTTACCCGGTTCAGTTGGGTCACAGATCTGACTATCACTCCTGAAAACGTCGAAGAGGTCATGCGGGCTGGCCGCGCGCGGTGGAAGATCGAAAACGAAACCTTCAACACCTTGAAACCCCAGGGATACAACCTGGAGCATAATTACGGACTGGGCAAGAAGCATCTCAGCGCGGTGTTTGCCATTCTCATGATGCTGGCCTTTCTTGTCGACCAGGTGCAGCAGATGAGATGCCATCTCTTCCAGGCAGCGTTGAAGGAACTCGGCTCCAAAAGAGCGTTGTGGGAGATGATGCGCAATTATTTCCGCATATTCAGGGTTGATTCAATGGAGACGATCTTCCGGGTGCTGGTCTACGGCCCAGGCGGATATATTGTGATGGAAAGAGACTGGCTCGGCGGTTAG
- a CDS encoding cysteine hydrolase family protein → MKLSLLLIDIQNDYFPNGQLELHDMVNAANKAKSLLHFFRMKKMQIIHIKHISVRPGSTFFLPDTEGVEINNLVKPGECEIVVEKNYPNSFRETALLDLLKMNEIEDVVICGAMSHMCIDATTRAAFDYGFNCYVAEDACATRNLQFKDKTINADEVHASFMAALSAPYAKVLQTNELIGLFS, encoded by the coding sequence ATGAAATTATCTTTGTTATTGATTGATATTCAGAATGATTATTTCCCAAATGGGCAATTAGAACTCCATGACATGGTGAATGCGGCGAATAAAGCAAAATCGCTCTTGCATTTTTTTCGTATGAAAAAAATGCAAATAATTCATATTAAGCATATATCTGTTCGCCCTGGATCTACTTTCTTTTTACCAGATACGGAAGGGGTAGAGATCAATAATTTGGTGAAACCAGGAGAATGCGAAATTGTAGTTGAAAAAAATTACCCTAATAGCTTTAGAGAGACAGCTCTTCTTGATCTTCTTAAAATGAATGAAATAGAAGATGTGGTGATTTGTGGCGCTATGAGCCACATGTGCATCGATGCCACAACGAGAGCCGCATTTGATTATGGTTTCAATTGTTATGTTGCAGAAGATGCGTGTGCCACACGAAATTTGCAATTCAAAGATAAAACAATTAACGCTGATGAGGTGCATGCGTCTTTTATGGCGGCACTGTCCGCCCCGTATGCCAAGGTTTTGCAGACTAATGAACTAATTGGATTGTTTTCATAA
- a CDS encoding GNAT family N-acetyltransferase, producing MDVEVATIEDAESIFALQKLAYVSEAVSYNDFEIDPLTQSLDALQRDFGNQVFLKASVSGKIIGSVRRYLAHGICHIGRLIVHPDFQNQGIGKLLMNLVESYFKNAKRYELVYWTQKRTQSLPLSETRISQVQDRARARES from the coding sequence ATGGATGTTGAAGTCGCTACCATAGAGGATGCGGAGTCGATTTTTGCTCTGCAAAAGCTGGCCTATGTGAGTGAGGCGGTGAGCTACAACGATTTTGAGATTGATCCGTTGACCCAGTCTCTGGATGCTCTGCAGCGTGACTTCGGAAATCAGGTGTTTTTAAAAGCGTCGGTGAGCGGTAAAATTATCGGCTCTGTGCGGAGATATCTTGCTCATGGTATCTGCCATATAGGAAGGCTCATTGTTCATCCGGACTTTCAGAATCAAGGGATTGGAAAGCTGTTAATGAACTTGGTAGAGTCGTATTTTAAGAATGCAAAAAGGTACGAGCTTGTTTACTGGACACAGAAGCGAACGCAATCTCTACCTCTATCAGAAACTCGGATATCGCAGGTACAAGACCGAGCCCGTGCACGAGAGTCTTGA
- a CDS encoding LysE family translocator, producing MTFTTLCLYIVTCFTVTVTPGPTMLLALANGTSRSWRIAGMGILGAALSDLLLIGAVSVGVGALLATSEAIFSTVKWVGVVYLVWLAIQLWFHQPAALGANIGTSSSTATKAFSRSLLVSLSNPKGLLFFSAFLPQFINTAEPQAFQYFILALLTAALDIVVMACYATGGAQAARYLTMKGLRTLNRACASVLLSLALFLALYRRSNA from the coding sequence ATGACATTCACCACTCTCTGTCTTTACATTGTCACTTGTTTTACGGTCACGGTTACTCCCGGCCCAACCATGTTGTTGGCACTCGCAAACGGGACTTCTCGTAGTTGGCGTATAGCCGGAATGGGTATTCTCGGCGCTGCCCTTTCTGACCTTCTGCTTATCGGTGCAGTTTCCGTGGGGGTGGGTGCATTGCTAGCTACATCGGAAGCAATATTCTCCACCGTCAAATGGGTTGGAGTGGTTTACCTTGTGTGGCTTGCCATTCAATTGTGGTTCCATCAACCTGCTGCCCTGGGGGCGAACATCGGCACTTCAAGCTCTACGGCAACAAAAGCATTTTCACGAAGCCTCTTGGTGTCGCTCTCAAACCCCAAAGGCTTGTTGTTTTTCTCTGCTTTTCTTCCTCAATTTATAAACACTGCGGAACCCCAGGCCTTTCAATATTTCATTCTTGCGCTACTGACAGCCGCCTTGGACATCGTCGTTATGGCCTGCTACGCTACAGGCGGTGCCCAAGCTGCACGATATCTTACCATGAAGGGGTTGCGAACATTGAACCGAGCTTGTGCTTCTGTGCTGCTATCGCTTGCTCTTTTTTTGGCGCTTTATCGCAGATCAAATGCGTAG
- a CDS encoding IS3 family transposase (programmed frameshift): MAKGTRRKHSAAFKAKVALAAIAGEKTLAELAEQFEVHPNQITTWKRQMVEGTSGVFDKTPKQPEVDLKSLHAKIGQLTLENGFFRKRAQLVGISRSSLYYRARPVSPSGLDLMRRLDELHLKHPFMGAHMLRDQLVRSGVPVGRRHVRTLMNCMSIEVIYRKPGTSKKHLGHKVYPYLLRGLSITRANQVWALDTTYIPMAKGFVYLTAVVDWASRKVLAAKVAITLEASHAADVLKEAFNRHGTPEIVNTGQGSQFTAEEFVQVVKDRGCRLSMDGRGSWRDNVFVERLWKSVKYEEVYLHAYDSVNEARRSIMRYLDWYNRFRPHSKIKKKTSPDEAYAVMLPTVELAA, from the exons ATGGCAAAAGGCACACGACGAAAACACTCAGCCGCATTTAAAGCAAAAGTTGCTCTCGCAGCGATAGCCGGAGAGAAGACACTGGCTGAGTTAGCAGAGCAATTTGAGGTGCATCCGAATCAGATTACCACCTGGAAACGGCAAATGGTCGAAGGGACGTCGGGCGTTTTCGATAAAACACCCAAACAGCCAGAGGTTGATCTAAAATCGTTGCACGCCAAGATTGGCCAATTAACGCTAGAAAACG GATTTTTTAGAAAACGCGCTCAACTGGTCGGAATCAGTCGAAGTAGTCTCTATTATCGGGCCCGACCTGTCTCTCCGTCTGGCCTGGATCTAATGCGTCGCCTTGATGAATTGCATCTTAAGCATCCCTTTATGGGGGCGCACATGCTTCGGGATCAGCTTGTACGCTCTGGCGTTCCTGTCGGTCGGAGGCACGTACGTACCTTGATGAACTGTATGAGCATCGAGGTGATTTACCGGAAGCCGGGCACAAGCAAGAAACACCTAGGACATAAGGTTTATCCGTATCTGTTGCGGGGGCTGTCCATAACCCGAGCCAACCAGGTATGGGCACTGGATACGACATATATCCCGATGGCCAAGGGTTTTGTCTATCTTACGGCCGTGGTTGACTGGGCCAGCCGGAAGGTCCTGGCAGCCAAGGTCGCCATAACCTTGGAGGCAAGTCACGCCGCTGATGTATTAAAAGAAGCCTTTAACCGCCACGGCACCCCTGAGATCGTCAACACCGGCCAAGGGAGCCAATTCACTGCCGAAGAGTTTGTCCAGGTAGTGAAAGACAGAGGCTGTAGATTGAGCATGGATGGTCGTGGCTCCTGGCGAGACAACGTGTTTGTAGAACGTCTCTGGAAATCAGTCAAATATGAAGAGGTGTACCTGCATGCCTATGATTCCGTCAACGAAGCACGCAGATCGATCATGCGCTATTTGGATTGGTACAACCGCTTCAGGCCACACTCCAAGATAAAAAAGAAAACATCACCTGATGAGGCATACGCCGTGATGCTGCCGACGGTTGAACTGGCAGCCTAA
- a CDS encoding IS91 family transposase, with translation MDLATLVHQYYDVFMARFGKTILPEQRKALDAILRCRTPASGELYVQCPDCHHGQWRPLSCGNRHCPRCQNHLTSLWIDKQREKLLPVPYFMVTFTLPYQLRSLAYRHQGEVYSLMFRCAAEVLRSFARNAKSLGAEIGMTMVLHTHSRRLEFHPHIHVLIPGGGIDQQARVWKKLSGKYLFNGFALAKAFRGKFLAGADAIGLRITDKVPKKWVVHCDHMGTGAPALKYLARYLYRGVIGEKNIIANTNGEVTFRYRDTATGTMQKRTLRGEEFLRLLLQHVLPNGFRRLREYGFLHGNAKKIRMLVQLVLHVVIRPQPPRPRPVFACPHCNQPMRIVCFRNSYRQPG, from the coding sequence ATGGACCTGGCCACTCTTGTTCACCAATATTATGATGTCTTCATGGCGCGGTTCGGCAAAACCATCCTGCCAGAACAACGCAAGGCCCTTGATGCGATTCTCCGTTGCCGAACGCCTGCTTCCGGGGAACTCTACGTGCAGTGCCCTGACTGCCATCATGGCCAATGGCGGCCTCTCTCCTGTGGTAACCGCCATTGCCCGCGCTGCCAAAATCACCTGACCAGTCTCTGGATCGACAAACAACGGGAAAAGCTCCTGCCTGTGCCCTATTTCATGGTGACCTTTACCTTGCCCTATCAGCTGCGTTCGTTGGCTTATCGTCACCAGGGAGAGGTCTATTCGCTCATGTTCCGGTGTGCTGCCGAAGTCCTGCGTTCATTCGCCCGCAATGCAAAATCTTTGGGCGCCGAGATCGGCATGACCATGGTCCTGCACACCCATTCAAGGAGATTGGAATTTCACCCGCATATCCACGTCCTGATCCCTGGAGGTGGCATTGACCAACAGGCTCGGGTTTGGAAAAAGCTATCGGGGAAATATCTCTTCAACGGTTTTGCCTTGGCCAAAGCCTTTCGCGGTAAGTTCCTGGCCGGAGCAGATGCTATCGGCTTGCGGATCACAGACAAAGTTCCGAAAAAATGGGTTGTCCACTGCGACCATATGGGCACCGGCGCACCGGCCTTAAAATACCTCGCAAGGTATTTGTACCGAGGCGTGATTGGAGAAAAAAACATCATTGCCAATACCAACGGCGAAGTAACCTTTAGGTACCGGGACACCGCTACCGGGACAATGCAGAAGAGGACGCTTAGGGGAGAAGAGTTTCTGCGTCTGCTTCTTCAACATGTCTTGCCAAACGGGTTTAGGCGGCTGCGCGAATATGGATTTCTGCACGGGAATGCCAAGAAAATCCGTATGCTGGTCCAGTTGGTCCTGCACGTCGTTATCAGGCCGCAGCCGCCTCGCCCCCGACCAGTGTTTGCCTGCCCTCACTGCAATCAACCGATGCGCATTGTGTGCTTTAGAAATTCTTACCGCCAACCCGGGTAA
- a CDS encoding sugar phosphate nucleotidyltransferase — protein MRESGDALVLLLAGGIGSRLNLLVGHRAKPAVPFGGIYRIIDFSLSNVMNSGLTRVGVLTQYKPLSLMAHIGDGSAWDFTGRTRGVKILPPRTGEQDSDWYKGTADAIRQNIDFIRANPSEQVVVLSGDHIYRMDFDAMLSYHQHKRADITIGMMVVPKSEIHQFGAGIIDNENRIVDWEEKPQVPRTNLASMGIYVFDTKYLLKTLERDRKEFDFGMDIIPRAINEDRVYAYPFYGYWRDVGTIQSYWETNMDIIRENSGISPEEWEIHPNPEYGDRPMDRAPARFFGGSKVSSSLVAAGCVIEGTVINSVLSPGVQVKKGAMVSNSVIFEDCVLEEGAQVDLAILDKRVHVSKGAVVGQGENLTEVNKAYPKHLYTGISLVGKEARIPAGVSVGRNCIVNFGYDKPDFNGKNFLADGESA, from the coding sequence ATGAGAGAAAGTGGCGACGCTTTAGTCCTCCTACTGGCCGGTGGGATTGGTAGCCGTTTGAATCTGCTGGTGGGGCACCGGGCAAAACCAGCGGTCCCCTTTGGCGGCATCTATCGTATTATCGATTTTAGTCTCTCCAACGTGATGAATTCGGGGTTGACCCGGGTTGGTGTGCTGACCCAGTATAAACCGCTCTCTTTGATGGCTCATATTGGGGATGGCTCGGCCTGGGATTTCACCGGGCGTACCCGTGGGGTCAAGATTTTACCGCCCCGTACCGGAGAACAGGACTCCGACTGGTACAAGGGGACGGCGGATGCCATTCGCCAGAATATTGATTTTATTCGGGCGAATCCTTCGGAGCAGGTGGTGGTACTCTCTGGAGATCATATTTATCGCATGGATTTTGATGCTATGCTCTCCTATCATCAGCACAAGCGGGCCGATATCACTATCGGCATGATGGTGGTGCCAAAATCGGAGATCCATCAGTTTGGGGCCGGCATCATTGATAATGAGAACCGTATCGTCGACTGGGAGGAAAAACCCCAGGTGCCGCGGACCAATCTCGCCTCCATGGGTATTTATGTGTTTGATACCAAATACCTGCTAAAGACCCTGGAGCGTGATCGCAAAGAATTCGATTTTGGTATGGATATTATCCCCCGGGCGATCAACGAAGATCGAGTTTACGCGTATCCCTTTTACGGCTATTGGCGTGATGTGGGCACGATTCAGTCCTACTGGGAAACCAACATGGACATCATTCGGGAAAACTCAGGCATCTCGCCTGAGGAGTGGGAGATCCATCCGAACCCGGAATATGGTGATCGTCCTATGGACCGCGCACCGGCAAGATTTTTTGGCGGGAGTAAGGTCTCTTCATCGTTGGTGGCAGCGGGCTGTGTCATTGAGGGGACAGTGATTAATTCGGTACTTTCCCCTGGAGTGCAGGTCAAGAAGGGGGCGATGGTCAGCAATTCCGTGATCTTTGAAGACTGCGTGCTCGAAGAGGGGGCCCAGGTTGATCTAGCCATTCTCGATAAGCGCGTGCATGTGAGCAAGGGGGCCGTGGTCGGTCAAGGAGAGAATCTGACAGAGGTCAACAAGGCCTATCCCAAACATCTCTATACAGGCATTTCACTTGTGGGCAAGGAAGCGCGTATTCCTGCCGGAGTCAGCGTGGGACGCAACTGCATCGTCAACTTCGGCTACGATAAACCAGATTTCAACGGTAAGAATTTTCTCGCCGATGGTGAGTCAGCCTGA